In bacterium, the DNA window CGGAGATCGGCGGCGGACCGATGAACACCCTGCTGGGCAAGGGTTCCAGCTTCAACGGCAGCCTCAAGGTGGAAGGCGGCATCCGGATCGACGGCCAGGTTGAGGGGCAGGTAGAGACCAGCGGCACTTTGGTGATAGGCAAGGAAGGGATCTTAAAAGCCGAGATCAAAGCCAAGGACGCCATCATCGGCGGCAAGGTCACCGGCAATATCACCGCGGCCAACAAGATAGAACTGCAGAGCGGCGCCCATTACAGCGGGGACATCAAGTGCCGGGGCTTGATCATAGA includes these proteins:
- a CDS encoding polymer-forming cytoskeletal protein — its product is MDKKTEIGGGPMNTLLGKGSSFNGSLKVEGGIRIDGQVEGQVETSGTLVIGKEGILKAEIKAKDAIIGGKVTGNITAANKIELQSGAHYSGDIKCRGLII